One genomic window of Medicago truncatula cultivar Jemalong A17 chromosome 1, MtrunA17r5.0-ANR, whole genome shotgun sequence includes the following:
- the LOC11414512 gene encoding protein PXR1: MKTITGHCESSKEISLSKASKILSKFVSADNGASHVINAYLLRASTAFNELNQLHKELKPAQSHRKNRRSHTTDDSGRLVESSVRIDVKLGREVVGSVVGRSEKRDKKDGKKKLEFGESVKKNGSELNQGDEGRTEGKKQKSEKKNKKKEKSVEGENVKVESGGIVPPQELEIRSKRRNEAGSKKEKSLEVGNVKGQEQHKEVEKKLSNGVKSESGGLVGSQDVEIRSKKKHEAGSENKLHAGEEKTEQRKKRKNEDAEERSGEKSKKKMKRKHEG, from the coding sequence atgaaaacgatTACAGGACATTGTGAATCATCTAAAGAGATATCACTTTCAAAAGCTTCAAAAATTCTCTCCAAATTTGTCTCTGCTGACAACGGTGCTTCCCATGTCATCAACGCTTATCTGCTCCGTGCTTCTACGGCGTTCAACGAGCTCAATCAGCTTCATAAGGAGCTTAAACCGGCGCAGTCTCATAGGAAGAATCGTCGAAGCCACACAACGGATGATAGTGGTAGACTGGTTGAAAGTTCTGTTCGGATTGATGTTAAACTTGGTCGAGAAGTTGTTGGTTCTGTCGTGGGTAGAAGTGAGAAGCGTGATAAGAAAGATGGAAAGAAGAAACTTGAATTTGGAGAGAGCGTAAAGAAGAATGGAAGTGAGTTAAATCAGGGTGATGAAGGAAGAACGGAGGGAAAGAAGCAAAAGAGCGAgaaaaagaacaagaagaaggaaaagagtGTAGAAGGTGAGAATGTGAAGGTTGAAAGTGGAGGGATAGTTCCTCCTCAGGAGTTAGAAATTAGGTCGAAAAGGAGAAATGAAGCGGGGAGTAAAAAGGAGAAGAGTTTAGAAGTTGGAAATGTGAAGGGACAAGAACAACATAAAGAGGTGGAGAAAAAACTAAGCAATGGTGTGAAGAGTGAAAGTGGAGGGCTAGTTGGTTCTCAGGATGTAGAAATTAGGTCGAAAAAGAAGCATGAAGCTGGGAGTGAGAATAAATTACATGCTGGAGAGGAAAAGACGGAGCaaaggaagaagaggaagaatgaAGACGCAGAAGAGAGATCTGGGGAGAAGtctaagaagaaaatgaaaagaaaacacGAGGGTTAA
- the LOC11411533 gene encoding protein CHUP1, chloroplastic isoform X2 produces the protein MFHSSPLPENAMVPLRQVHPHAFPTHRRQSSTDLFTELDHMRSLLQESKEREAKLNAELVECRKNQSEVDELVKKVALLEEEKSGLSEQLVALSRSCGLERQEEDKDGSTQNLELEVVELRRLNKELHMQKRNLTCRLSSMESQLSCSDNSSESDIVAKFKAEASLLRLTNEDLSKQVEGLQTSRLNEVEELAYLRWVNSCLRTELKNTCSTLDSDKLSSPQSVVSSSGDSISSFSDQCGSANSFNLVKKPKKWPITSSDQLSQVECTNNSIIDKNWIESISEGSNRRRHSISGSNSSEEEVSVLSKRRQSNCFDSFECLKEIEKESVPMPLFVQQCALEKRALRIPNPPPRPSCSISSKTKQECSAQVQPPPPPPPPPPPMSFASRGNTAMVKRAPQVVELYHSLMKRDSRRDSSSGGLSDAPDVADVRSSMIGEIENRSSHLLAIKADIETQGEFVNSLIREVNDAVYENIDDVVAFVKWLDDELGFLVDERAVLKHFDWPEKKADTLREAAFGYQDLKKLESEVSSYKDDPRLPCDIALKKMVALSEKMERTVYTLLRTRDSLMRNCKEFQIPVEWMLDNGIIGKIKLGSVKLAKKYMKRVAIEVQTKSAFDKDPAMDYMVLQGVRFAFRIHQFAGGFDAETMHAFEELRNLASLLNKT, from the exons ATGTTTCATTCATCCCCTCTGCCCGAAAATGCAATGGTTCCCTTGAGACAG GTTCATCCACATGCTTTTCCAACACATAGGAGACAATCTTCAACTGATTTGTTCACGGAGTTAGATCATATGAGAAGCTTGTTACAAGAGTCTAAGGAGAGAGAGGCCAAGTTGAATGCTGAGTTGGTTGAGTGTAGGAAGAATCAGAGTGAGGTTGATGAGCTTGTGAAGAAAGTTGCTTTGTTGGAAGAAGAGAAAAGTGGTCTTTCTGAGCAATTGGTTGCATTGAGTAGGAGCTGTGGATTGGAGAGACAAGAGGAAGATAAGGATGGTTCAACGCAGAATCTTGAGCTTGAAGTTGTTGAGCTGAGAAGGTTGAATAAAGAGTTGCATATGCAGAAGAGGAACCTTACTTGTAGGCTTTCTTCTATGGAGTCTCAGTTGTCTTGTTCTGACAACTCTTCagag AGTGACATTGTTGCCAAATTTAAAGCCGAGGCATCACTGCTCCGGCTCACAAACGAAGACCTAAGCAAACAAGTAGAAGGTTTACAAACAAGCAGATTAAATGAGGTGGAGGAGCTAGCTTATTTGAGGTGGGTGAATTCGTGTTTAAGAACTGAGTTAAAGAATACATGCTCAACATTGGATTCTGATAAGCTATCTAGCCCTCAATCCGTTGTGAGTAGCAGCGGAGATTCTATTAGTTCTTTCTCTGATCAATGTGGTAGTGCAAATAGCTTCAATTTGGTTAAGAAGCCGAAAAAGTGGCCAATAACTAGTAGTGATCAGTTGTCACAAGTAGAGTGTACAAATAATAGTATCATTGACAAAAATTGGATTGAATCGATTTCGGAGGGAAGCAACAGAAGAAGACATTCAATTAGTGGTTCCAATAGCTCAGAGGAAGAGGTTTCTGTATTGAGTAAAAGAAGACAATCTAattgttttgattcttttgaATGTTTAAAAGAAATCGAAAAGGAATCGGTGCCAATGCCATTATTTGTTCAACAATGTGCTTTGGAGAAGAGGGCATTAAGGATTCCAAATCCACCTCCAAGACCTTCATGTTCTATTTCtagcaaaacaaaacaagaatgTTCAGCTCAAGTTCAACCTCCTCCACCTCCACCACCGCCACCACCTCCTATGAGTTTTGCATCGAGAGGTAACACGGCGATGGTAAAACGAGCACCACAAGTGGTGGAATTGTACCATTCACTCATGAAGAGAGATTCTAGAAGGGATTCTTCAAGTGGAGGACTCTCTGATGCTCCAGATGTTGCAGATGTTCGTAGCAGCATGATTGGAGAAATCGAGAACCGTTCGTCACATTTACTTGCT ATAAAGGCAGATATTGAAACACAAGGAGAATTTGTAAATTCATTGATTAGAGAGGTGAACGATGCGGTTTATGAGAACATAGATGATGTAGTGGCATTTGTGAAGTGGCTTGATGATGAACTTGGCTTCCTT GTGGATGAAAGGGCTGTCCTTAAGCATTTTGATTGGCCAGAGAAGAAAGCTGACACATTAAGAGAAGCAGCATTTGGATATCAAGATTTGAAAAAATTGGAATCAGAAGTTTCCTCCTACAAGGATGATCCCCGGCTACCTTGTGATATTGCTCTAAAGAAAATGGTTGCATTATCAGAAAA GATGGAACGTACGGTTTATACACTTCTCCGCACGAGGGATTCACTGATGAGAAATTGCAAGGAGTTTCAAATTCCTGTAGAATGGATGCTTGATAATGGAATTATTGGCAAG ataAAACTAGGATCAGTTAAATTGGCCAAAAAGTATATGAAAAGGGTAGCCATTGAAGTTCAAACAAAGTCAGCATTTGATAAAGATCCTGCAATGGATTATATGGTTCTCCAAGGAGTGAGATTTGCTTTCAGAATCCATCAG TTTGCAGGAGGGTTTGATGCAGAAACAATGCATGCATTTGAGGAACTTCGCAATCTTGCTTCTCTACTTAACAAGACATAA
- the LOC11411533 gene encoding protein CHUP1, chloroplastic isoform X1: MKEEIHNNPSENKTKVSKFSDQNQPPKLQTTKTTNPNNNNHSKPRLWGAHIVKGFSADKKTKQLPTKKQQNTTTITTSDVVTNQKNVNPFVPPHSRVKRSLMGDLSCSQVHPHAFPTHRRQSSTDLFTELDHMRSLLQESKEREAKLNAELVECRKNQSEVDELVKKVALLEEEKSGLSEQLVALSRSCGLERQEEDKDGSTQNLELEVVELRRLNKELHMQKRNLTCRLSSMESQLSCSDNSSESDIVAKFKAEASLLRLTNEDLSKQVEGLQTSRLNEVEELAYLRWVNSCLRTELKNTCSTLDSDKLSSPQSVVSSSGDSISSFSDQCGSANSFNLVKKPKKWPITSSDQLSQVECTNNSIIDKNWIESISEGSNRRRHSISGSNSSEEEVSVLSKRRQSNCFDSFECLKEIEKESVPMPLFVQQCALEKRALRIPNPPPRPSCSISSKTKQECSAQVQPPPPPPPPPPPMSFASRGNTAMVKRAPQVVELYHSLMKRDSRRDSSSGGLSDAPDVADVRSSMIGEIENRSSHLLAIKADIETQGEFVNSLIREVNDAVYENIDDVVAFVKWLDDELGFLVDERAVLKHFDWPEKKADTLREAAFGYQDLKKLESEVSSYKDDPRLPCDIALKKMVALSEKMERTVYTLLRTRDSLMRNCKEFQIPVEWMLDNGIIGKIKLGSVKLAKKYMKRVAIEVQTKSAFDKDPAMDYMVLQGVRFAFRIHQFAGGFDAETMHAFEELRNLASLLNKT, translated from the exons ATGAAGGAAGAAATTCATAACAACCCATCAGAAAATAAGACCAAAGTTTCAAAATTTTCTGATCAAAATCAACCACCAAAGcttcaaacaacaaaaacaaccaacCCCAACAACAATAATCATTCAAAACCAAGGTTATGGGGTGCACACATTGTAAAAGGTTTTTCAGCTgacaaaaaaaccaaacaacttccgacaaaaaaacaacaaaatacaacaacaataacaacctCGGATGTTGTTACTAACCAGAAAAACGTTAACCCTTTCGTTCCACCTCATTCAAGAGTGAAAAGATCGTTAATGGGTGATTTGTCATGTTCTCAGGTTCATCCACATGCTTTTCCAACACATAGGAGACAATCTTCAACTGATTTGTTCACGGAGTTAGATCATATGAGAAGCTTGTTACAAGAGTCTAAGGAGAGAGAGGCCAAGTTGAATGCTGAGTTGGTTGAGTGTAGGAAGAATCAGAGTGAGGTTGATGAGCTTGTGAAGAAAGTTGCTTTGTTGGAAGAAGAGAAAAGTGGTCTTTCTGAGCAATTGGTTGCATTGAGTAGGAGCTGTGGATTGGAGAGACAAGAGGAAGATAAGGATGGTTCAACGCAGAATCTTGAGCTTGAAGTTGTTGAGCTGAGAAGGTTGAATAAAGAGTTGCATATGCAGAAGAGGAACCTTACTTGTAGGCTTTCTTCTATGGAGTCTCAGTTGTCTTGTTCTGACAACTCTTCagag AGTGACATTGTTGCCAAATTTAAAGCCGAGGCATCACTGCTCCGGCTCACAAACGAAGACCTAAGCAAACAAGTAGAAGGTTTACAAACAAGCAGATTAAATGAGGTGGAGGAGCTAGCTTATTTGAGGTGGGTGAATTCGTGTTTAAGAACTGAGTTAAAGAATACATGCTCAACATTGGATTCTGATAAGCTATCTAGCCCTCAATCCGTTGTGAGTAGCAGCGGAGATTCTATTAGTTCTTTCTCTGATCAATGTGGTAGTGCAAATAGCTTCAATTTGGTTAAGAAGCCGAAAAAGTGGCCAATAACTAGTAGTGATCAGTTGTCACAAGTAGAGTGTACAAATAATAGTATCATTGACAAAAATTGGATTGAATCGATTTCGGAGGGAAGCAACAGAAGAAGACATTCAATTAGTGGTTCCAATAGCTCAGAGGAAGAGGTTTCTGTATTGAGTAAAAGAAGACAATCTAattgttttgattcttttgaATGTTTAAAAGAAATCGAAAAGGAATCGGTGCCAATGCCATTATTTGTTCAACAATGTGCTTTGGAGAAGAGGGCATTAAGGATTCCAAATCCACCTCCAAGACCTTCATGTTCTATTTCtagcaaaacaaaacaagaatgTTCAGCTCAAGTTCAACCTCCTCCACCTCCACCACCGCCACCACCTCCTATGAGTTTTGCATCGAGAGGTAACACGGCGATGGTAAAACGAGCACCACAAGTGGTGGAATTGTACCATTCACTCATGAAGAGAGATTCTAGAAGGGATTCTTCAAGTGGAGGACTCTCTGATGCTCCAGATGTTGCAGATGTTCGTAGCAGCATGATTGGAGAAATCGAGAACCGTTCGTCACATTTACTTGCT ATAAAGGCAGATATTGAAACACAAGGAGAATTTGTAAATTCATTGATTAGAGAGGTGAACGATGCGGTTTATGAGAACATAGATGATGTAGTGGCATTTGTGAAGTGGCTTGATGATGAACTTGGCTTCCTT GTGGATGAAAGGGCTGTCCTTAAGCATTTTGATTGGCCAGAGAAGAAAGCTGACACATTAAGAGAAGCAGCATTTGGATATCAAGATTTGAAAAAATTGGAATCAGAAGTTTCCTCCTACAAGGATGATCCCCGGCTACCTTGTGATATTGCTCTAAAGAAAATGGTTGCATTATCAGAAAA GATGGAACGTACGGTTTATACACTTCTCCGCACGAGGGATTCACTGATGAGAAATTGCAAGGAGTTTCAAATTCCTGTAGAATGGATGCTTGATAATGGAATTATTGGCAAG ataAAACTAGGATCAGTTAAATTGGCCAAAAAGTATATGAAAAGGGTAGCCATTGAAGTTCAAACAAAGTCAGCATTTGATAAAGATCCTGCAATGGATTATATGGTTCTCCAAGGAGTGAGATTTGCTTTCAGAATCCATCAG TTTGCAGGAGGGTTTGATGCAGAAACAATGCATGCATTTGAGGAACTTCGCAATCTTGCTTCTCTACTTAACAAGACATAA
- the LOC11414513 gene encoding probable serine/threonine-protein kinase SIS8 → MPKMKQLLRKLHIGGGAPTSPINNHNTIANANANANVALPLSHSDSLTTTPSPSPSPSPSPTVVQNPRNDGAGVNDFNLLQEEEFQVQLALAISASDSDPKDVDESAQIDAAKQISLGYSASLTDTPALVQFQSLRYWNYNVIAYDEKVMDGFYDVYGIDASLIERGKMPLLVDLKTVPTSRNVDYEVISVNRVVDVELSQLEEKARALFEECSVTELGLFLSGLIQKLADVVVNRMGGPVGSADNIMTKWAMRSRELRDSLRTVVLPLGCLDVGLSRHRALLFKVLADRINIPCMLVKGSYYTGTDDGAVNLIKADDGSEYIIDMMGAPGTLIPAEVPSSQIQNYGFAGRDFAEIAGQHNNLYPMLGDETDVLGVLSDCTVGRVQTKELIKIGSQTKPDEINHAKVNEAGRFKHTDAYGSSSHPESSHAENMHVKNVSQYVLSAAKNPEFASKLHTILLESGASPPSDLFSDMNSRHGGLDTVQADQNRLLLSYDKSLLLPQGVGSAGNTRLCQAVAEQQKELHTDAIEFYDSLQSSCTRNAFATVSGKDSDIEQSNPLIVDFACLNTHKTCKEKCPESSLPKTVLSCKRHNGVECFCDDDESGPRNEAGASSNNIELGNDSVIQINETVIGDCVLYDDDKTKKVHPILGEDTQWEIQWEDLVVGERIGIGSYGEVYRADCNGTEVAVKKFLDQDVSGDALDQFKSEIEIMLRLRHPNVVLFMGAITRPPHFSILTEFLPRGSLYRILHRPNLVLDEKRRLRMALDVAKGMNYLHTSHPPVVHRDLKTPNLLVDRNWVVKVCDFGLSRMKHHTYLSSKSCAGTPEWMAPEVLRNEPANEKCDVYSFGVILWELTTTKIPWHGMNPMQVVGAVGFQNKRLEIPEEMDPGVAQIIRDCWQTEPHLRPSFSQLMSRLYRLRQLVARKTGSTH, encoded by the exons ATGCCTAAAATGAAGCAACTCCTTCGAAAGCTTCATATCGGTGGTGGCGCTCCTACTTCTCCAATCAACAATCACAATACAATCGCAAACGCAAACGCAAACGCAAACGTAGCATTGCCACTTTCTCACTCCGATTCTCTCACTACAACTCCTTCTCCTTCGCCATCTCCTTCTCCGTCTCCGACGGTTGTTCAGAATCCGCGAAACGACGGCGCCGGTGTGAACGACTTTAATCTGTTACAGGAAGAAGAGTTTCAGGTTCAATTAGCGCTTGCGATTAGTGCTTCTGATTCCGATCCGAAGGATGTTGATGAATCTGCTCAGATCGATGCTGCTAAACAGATCAGCCTTGGCTATTCTGCTTCTCTTACGGATACTCCTGCACTTGTTCAGTTTCAATCGCTTCGTTATTGG AATTATAATGTCATTGCTTATGATGAGAAAGTGATGGATGGGTTTTATGATGTCTATGGGATCGATGCAAGTTTAATTGAACGTGGAAAGATGCCATTGTTGGTGGATCTGAAAACTGTGCCCACCTCACGAAATGTTGATTATGAAGTAATCTCGGTGAACCGTGTTGTTGATGTCGAGCTAAGTCAGCTTGAGGAAAAAGCCCGTGCCTTGTTTGAAGAGTGTTCTGTTACCGAACTAGGACTGTTTTTGAGTGGCTTAATCCAGAAACTTGCTGATGTTGTTGTTAATAGAATGGGTGGACCAGTTGGTAGTGCTGATAATATCATGACAAAGTGGGCTATGAGGAGCCGTGAATTGCGAGATTCTTTAAGAACTGTCGTCCTTCCTCTTGGCTGTCTAGATGTTGGACTTTCACGTCACCGAGCCCTACTTTTTAAG GTACTTGCTGATAGGATTAATATTCCCTGCATGCTTGTAAAAGGGAGCTATTACACAGGAACCGATGATGGGGCTGTGAATTTGATTAAAGCTGACGATGGAAG TGAATACATTATTGATATGATGGGTGCTCCTGGTACTCTTATTCCTGCTGAGGTGCCCAGCAGTCAGATCCAAAACTATGGTTTTGCTGGTAGGGATTTTGCAGAGATTGCAGGACAACATAACAACTTATATCCAATGCTTGGTGATGAAACTGATGTGCTGGGGGTATTGTCTGATTGTACCGTAGGGAGGGTCCAGACAaaagaattaataaaaattggaaGTCAAACAAAACCAGATGAAATAAATCATGCTAAGGTAAATGAAGCAGGGAGATTTAAGCATACAGATGCGTATGGATCCTCATCACATCCAGAGTCATCACATGCAGAAAACATGCATGTAAAAAATGTGTCACAGTATGTTCTCAGTGCCGCAAAGAACCCAGAGTTTGCCTCAAAACTGCACACTATTCTTTTAGAAAGTGGTGCATCACCTCCTTCTGATCTTTTTTCAGATATGAATTCCCGACATGGGGGTTTAGATACTGTTCAAGCTGACCAAAATAGGCTGTTATTAAGTTATGACAAGTCTCTCTTACTCCCTCAAGGAGTGGGCTCTGCTGGTAATACTAGGTTATGTCAAGCAGTGGCCGAACAGCAAAAAGAATTACACACTGATGCCATTGAATTTTATGATTCTTTGCAAAGTAGTTGTACAAGGAATGCTTTTGCAACTGTTTCCGGTAAAGATAGCGATATTGAGCAGTCTAATCCATTAATTGTTGACTTTGCTTGTCTTAATACACACAAGACATGTAAAGAAAAGTGTCCGGAGTCTTCCTTGCCCAAGACAGTCCTTTCTTGCAAAAGGCATAATGGTGTTGAATGTttttgtgatgatgatgaaagtgGTCCTAGAAATGAGGCTGGAGCTTCTTCGAATAACATTGAACTTGGGAATGATTCAGTCATTCAAATAAACGAGACGGTCATTGGAGATTGTGTCCTATATGATGACGATAAAACCAAGAAAGTTCACCCAATACTTGGTGAAGACACACAATGGGAAATTCAATGGGAGGATCTTGTCGTTGGCGAGCGTATTGGTATTG GTTCTTACGGTGAAGTTTACCGTGCTGATTGCAATGGCACT GAAGTTGCTGTAAAGAAGTTTCTAGACCAAGACGTCTCTGGCGATGCACTAGATCAGTTCAAATCGGAA ATTGAGATTATGCTAAGGCTGCGGCATCCTAATGTTGTGCTCTTCATGGGAGCAATTACTCGTCCTCCTCATTTCTCTATCTTGACAGAGTTTCTTCCTAG AGGCAGTTTATATAGGATATTGCATCGTCCCAATCTTGTACTTGATGAGAAGAGGCGGTTGCGTATGGCTCTTGATGTG GCTAAGGGAATGAATTACTTGCACACCAGCCATCCTCCCGTTGTCCATCGAGATTTAAAGACTCCAAACCTTCTTGTTGACAGAAATTGGGTTGTAAAG GTCTGTGATTTTGGTCTGTCACGCATGAAGCACCATACATATTTGTCATCGAAGTCATGTGCTGGAACG cCTGAGTGGATGGCGCCAGAAGTTTTACGCAACGAGCCTGCCAATGAGAA GTGTGATGTATATAGTTTTGGTGTGATCTTGTGGGAGTTAACTACCACGAAAATCCCATGGCATGGCATGAACCCAATGCAGGTTGTTGGAGCTGTTGGATTTCAAAATAAACGTCTTGAGATTCCAGAAGAAATGGATCCCGGAGTAGCTCAAATAATACGTGATTGCTGGCAAAC GGAGCCACACTTGCGGCCATCCTTCTCACAGCTGATGTCTCGTCTTTACCGTCTTCGCCAATTGGTTGCCCGTAAAACGGGCTCTACACATTAA
- the LOC11422727 gene encoding F-box/FBD/LRR-repeat protein At1g13570 isoform X1: MHLSKKERKRTKSTLDAEPDRISWLPGHVTDQIMSYLPIRDAVRTSVLSRNWRKKWYTLPNLVLDRQCVSAEASQDPLVIEPKFSKMVDHVLLLHSGPINMFKFCNYDLPGEGSLVSDVDRWILYLIGRSIKELVLEVWIEEEYYQIPWCLFSCQSLHNLKLRWCWLKPPMVFESFRNLKSLDLNLVTVDQDAFENMISKCPLLEKMKLTEVDGLTQINIHAPNLKFFEIEGLFEGITFDNTFQLATIVIDSWFDLTSESNPSRSPGCSSNLLKFFDHRPHIQSLEIGSYFLKYLAAGVLPVKLPTPCIDLSFLSLSVNFDNMAEILTALCLLRS, encoded by the exons ATGCATCTATCTAAAAAGGAAAGGAAACGAACAAAGTCTACTCTTGATGCGGAACCGGATAGAATTAGTTGGTTGCCAGGTCATGTAACAGATCAGATTATGTCTTACTTGCCGATTAGGGACGCAGTGAGAACAAGTGTTTTGTCGAGGAATTGGAGGAAAAAATGGTATACACTTCCAAATCTTGTGCTTGATAGACAATGTGTGTCTGCTGAAGCTTCCCAAGACCCTTTAGTTATTGAGCCCAAGTTTTCGAAAATGGTTGATCATGTACTTTTACTTCATTCTGGGCCAATCAACATGTTCAAGTTCTGTAACTATGATCTCCCTGGTGAGGGGAGTCTTGTGAGTGACGTTGATCGGTGGATTCTTTATCTAATTGGAAGGTCTATTAAAGAGCTTGTGCTGGAAGTTTGGATAGAGGAAGAATACTACCAGATACCTTGGTGTTTATTCTCATGTCAAAGTTTACACAACTTAAAATTAAGATGGTGTTGGCTTAAACCTCCGATGGTGTTTGAAAGCTTCAGAAACTTGAAAAGTCTTGATCTAAATCTGGTTACAGTGGATCAAGATGCTTTTGAAAACATGATATCCAAATGCCCCTTGCTTGAAAAGATGAAATTGACAGAAGTTGATGGTTTAACCCAAATTAATATCCATGCACCAAATCTCAAGTTTTTTGAAATCGAAGGTCTATTCGAGGGTATTACCTTTGACAACACTTTTCAGTTAGCTACTATAGTCATTGATTCCTGGTTTGATTTGACCTCAGAAAGCAATCCAAGTAGATCGCCTGGATGTTCTAGCAATTTGCTCAAATTTTTTGATCATCGACCTCACATACAAAGCCTAGAGATTGGTAGTTATTTTTTAAAG TATTTGGCTGCAGGTGTTTTGCCAGTAAAGCTTCCTACACCTTGTATTGATCtaagttttctttctttaagCGTAAACTTCGATAACATGGCGGAAATTTTGACTGCTCTTTGTTTGCTCCGAAGCTAA
- the LOC11422727 gene encoding F-box/FBD/LRR-repeat protein At1g13570 isoform X2, which translates to MERKRTKSTLDAEPDRISWLPGHVTDQIMSYLPIRDAVRTSVLSRNWRKKWYTLPNLVLDRQCVSAEASQDPLVIEPKFSKMVDHVLLLHSGPINMFKFCNYDLPGEGSLVSDVDRWILYLIGRSIKELVLEVWIEEEYYQIPWCLFSCQSLHNLKLRWCWLKPPMVFESFRNLKSLDLNLVTVDQDAFENMISKCPLLEKMKLTEVDGLTQINIHAPNLKFFEIEGLFEGITFDNTFQLATIVIDSWFDLTSESNPSRSPGCSSNLLKFFDHRPHIQSLEIGSYFLKYLAAGVLPVKLPTPCIDLSFLSLSVNFDNMAEILTALCLLRS; encoded by the exons aTG GAAAGGAAACGAACAAAGTCTACTCTTGATGCGGAACCGGATAGAATTAGTTGGTTGCCAGGTCATGTAACAGATCAGATTATGTCTTACTTGCCGATTAGGGACGCAGTGAGAACAAGTGTTTTGTCGAGGAATTGGAGGAAAAAATGGTATACACTTCCAAATCTTGTGCTTGATAGACAATGTGTGTCTGCTGAAGCTTCCCAAGACCCTTTAGTTATTGAGCCCAAGTTTTCGAAAATGGTTGATCATGTACTTTTACTTCATTCTGGGCCAATCAACATGTTCAAGTTCTGTAACTATGATCTCCCTGGTGAGGGGAGTCTTGTGAGTGACGTTGATCGGTGGATTCTTTATCTAATTGGAAGGTCTATTAAAGAGCTTGTGCTGGAAGTTTGGATAGAGGAAGAATACTACCAGATACCTTGGTGTTTATTCTCATGTCAAAGTTTACACAACTTAAAATTAAGATGGTGTTGGCTTAAACCTCCGATGGTGTTTGAAAGCTTCAGAAACTTGAAAAGTCTTGATCTAAATCTGGTTACAGTGGATCAAGATGCTTTTGAAAACATGATATCCAAATGCCCCTTGCTTGAAAAGATGAAATTGACAGAAGTTGATGGTTTAACCCAAATTAATATCCATGCACCAAATCTCAAGTTTTTTGAAATCGAAGGTCTATTCGAGGGTATTACCTTTGACAACACTTTTCAGTTAGCTACTATAGTCATTGATTCCTGGTTTGATTTGACCTCAGAAAGCAATCCAAGTAGATCGCCTGGATGTTCTAGCAATTTGCTCAAATTTTTTGATCATCGACCTCACATACAAAGCCTAGAGATTGGTAGTTATTTTTTAAAG TATTTGGCTGCAGGTGTTTTGCCAGTAAAGCTTCCTACACCTTGTATTGATCtaagttttctttctttaagCGTAAACTTCGATAACATGGCGGAAATTTTGACTGCTCTTTGTTTGCTCCGAAGCTAA
- the LOC11422727 gene encoding F-box/FBD/LRR-repeat protein At1g13570 isoform X3 codes for MSYLPIRDAVRTSVLSRNWRKKWYTLPNLVLDRQCVSAEASQDPLVIEPKFSKMVDHVLLLHSGPINMFKFCNYDLPGEGSLVSDVDRWILYLIGRSIKELVLEVWIEEEYYQIPWCLFSCQSLHNLKLRWCWLKPPMVFESFRNLKSLDLNLVTVDQDAFENMISKCPLLEKMKLTEVDGLTQINIHAPNLKFFEIEGLFEGITFDNTFQLATIVIDSWFDLTSESNPSRSPGCSSNLLKFFDHRPHIQSLEIGSYFLKYLAAGVLPVKLPTPCIDLSFLSLSVNFDNMAEILTALCLLRS; via the exons ATGTCTTACTTGCCGATTAGGGACGCAGTGAGAACAAGTGTTTTGTCGAGGAATTGGAGGAAAAAATGGTATACACTTCCAAATCTTGTGCTTGATAGACAATGTGTGTCTGCTGAAGCTTCCCAAGACCCTTTAGTTATTGAGCCCAAGTTTTCGAAAATGGTTGATCATGTACTTTTACTTCATTCTGGGCCAATCAACATGTTCAAGTTCTGTAACTATGATCTCCCTGGTGAGGGGAGTCTTGTGAGTGACGTTGATCGGTGGATTCTTTATCTAATTGGAAGGTCTATTAAAGAGCTTGTGCTGGAAGTTTGGATAGAGGAAGAATACTACCAGATACCTTGGTGTTTATTCTCATGTCAAAGTTTACACAACTTAAAATTAAGATGGTGTTGGCTTAAACCTCCGATGGTGTTTGAAAGCTTCAGAAACTTGAAAAGTCTTGATCTAAATCTGGTTACAGTGGATCAAGATGCTTTTGAAAACATGATATCCAAATGCCCCTTGCTTGAAAAGATGAAATTGACAGAAGTTGATGGTTTAACCCAAATTAATATCCATGCACCAAATCTCAAGTTTTTTGAAATCGAAGGTCTATTCGAGGGTATTACCTTTGACAACACTTTTCAGTTAGCTACTATAGTCATTGATTCCTGGTTTGATTTGACCTCAGAAAGCAATCCAAGTAGATCGCCTGGATGTTCTAGCAATTTGCTCAAATTTTTTGATCATCGACCTCACATACAAAGCCTAGAGATTGGTAGTTATTTTTTAAAG TATTTGGCTGCAGGTGTTTTGCCAGTAAAGCTTCCTACACCTTGTATTGATCtaagttttctttctttaagCGTAAACTTCGATAACATGGCGGAAATTTTGACTGCTCTTTGTTTGCTCCGAAGCTAA